A region from the Vicia villosa cultivar HV-30 ecotype Madison, WI linkage group LG3, Vvil1.0, whole genome shotgun sequence genome encodes:
- the LOC131656200 gene encoding uncharacterized protein LOC131656200, whose protein sequence is MEVILKHRDLKEEWVWLLERLDYFPNLRNLTIIEDNGNGDEIVYNWREQTSTPEYLSTQLRTCLIKQFTYTECGLQFAEYILRNSKVLDTMSIKSASFINENVKNQMLMILASEEFKEVKLVGVPEMNYTYDDQPNPHGEICIRGPINFQGYYKDEVQTGARRSVKERHDRSISVSTWQQRQVTGKRNKNEEDDCCLGRNEEEDSIMKMKAAQFSSH, encoded by the exons ATGGAGGTAATCCTTAAGCATAGAGATCTTAAGGAGGAGTGGGTGTGGTTGCTAGAAAGGCTGGATTATTTTCCCAACCTTCGAAATCTTACCATTATCGAG GACAATGGGAATGGAGACGAAATTGTGTATAATTGGAGGGAACAAACATCTACTCCGGAATATCTTTCAACACAGCTTAGAACATGTTTGATTAAACAATTTACATACACAGAATGTGGTCTTCAATTTGCTGAATATATTTTGAGGAATTCAAAGGTACTGGACACAATGTCAATCAAGAGTGCTTCATTCATAAATGAAAATGTCAAGAACCAAATGTTAATGATATTAGCTTCGGAGGAATTCAAAG AGGTAAAACTTGTAGGTGTTCCGGAAATGAACTATACATATGATGATCAGCCAAACCCCCATGGTGAAATTTGTATCAGGGGTCCCATTAATTTTCAAGGATATTACAAAGATGAAGTTCAAAC TGGAGCGAGGAGGTCTGTCAAGGAACGTCATGATAGGAGCATCAGTGTATCTACTTGGCAGCAACGCCAAGTCACCGGCAAGAG GAACAAGAATGAAGAGGATGATTGTTGTCTTGGCAGGAATGAAGAGGAAGATTCCATTATGAAGATGAAGGCTGCCCAATTCTCATCTCATTAA